In the genome of Raphanus sativus cultivar WK10039 chromosome 9, ASM80110v3, whole genome shotgun sequence, the window TTAGTGTATGttataaatagattaaaatacattaaataattcctgatgtttaattaaatttacGTTTTAATAGTCATGTTTcagtttttagtaatttatatatatatatatatatatagataacacttcactttagagaacaaaactaaaacattCCAATAGATTATTTCCATTATATCTGAATCAACCActtaaattgaaaattttccCAAAATGGCTAACACTAGAATCCAAGCAATTACCCTGTTCATTATTTTAGCTTTGGTTTGCGCGTTTGTTCCTACTTTCTCTGTCGAAGAAGCTGAAGCAAAATCACTATGGGATACATGTCTTCTTAAAATCAGTCCCAAGTGTGCATTGGATATAATTGGTGTTGTCTTTGAAAATTTAACCATCACTGATTCATGTTGCCACGATCTTGTTCAGGAAGGAAAAATGTGT includes:
- the LOC130499653 gene encoding uncharacterized protein LOC130499653, which translates into the protein MANTRIQAITLFIILALVCAFVPTFSVEEAEAKSLWDTCLLKISPKCALDIIGVVFENLTITDSCCHDLVQEGKMCNDKLIKYIADKPLLIANEKKYLKKSDDLWTHCVSISPTA